CCGGCGTGAGATGGCGGTGGCGGTTGTCGTAGCGGGGCGCCTGCTTGCTGGCGGCCTGCTGCTCCCGCATGGCGGTGAGTTCGGCCTCGCTGGCGTAGCAGCGGTAGGCCTTGCCGTTCGCCAGCAGCTGCCGGATGGCGGCGTCGTGCTCCGCCTGCCGTTCACTCTGGATCACCGGCTCAGCGTCCCAGGTGAGTCCGAGCCAGCGCAGGCCCTCCAGGATGTTCTCGGTGTACTCGGCGCGGCTGCGCTCGCGGTCGGTGTCCTCGATCCGCAGCAGGAACGCTCCGCCGTGGTGGCGGGCGAACAGCCAGTTGAACACCGCCGTGCGGGCCGTGCCGATGTGGAGGGTGCCGGTGGGGCTGGGGGCGAGACGCACACGCACCGCGCCAGCTGTGGTCACCTGCTGAACTCCTGGGTGTCCACCGGCGGGCACCGGTGGTGGGAACGGGACTGACGGGGCTCGAACCCGCAACTTCCGCCGTGACAGGGCGGTGCTCTAACCGATTGAACTACAGTCCCAGGCTGACCTTCGGGCGCTGGGGCCGTCGGGTGGTGTCGTTGATTGGCGGCCCAGGTTCAAGGGCTGGTCGGTCCGGTGAAGGGCCGGCAGGCTTGGGGTGTGGGCGCTTTGGCGACCTGAAAAGTATCCGTGATCACTGGCCCCATCGTCAACTGATTGGGGAGGGTCGGGACCCCTGCGACGGGGATGGGGCCAGTGATCGTGTCAGGGCCGGAATCCGGCCGGTTCGATCAGCCGCACCTGGTTGCCGCGGGCGGTGAATTCACGCCCCTGATCACTCTGAACAACGACCCGACCACCGGATTTGACCCGGATCACCCGTGCGCGAACCCAGCCCAGGGCGGCGGATTCGAGCACCTTGACGACATCACCGGGTTGTAAATCCAACTCCATGTCCGGAACCACGAAACAGCAGATGGGGACATCGAACGCGCCGTGGAGGACTTGAACCCCCGACATCAGGTTTTGGAGACCTGCGTTCTACCAACTGAACTAACGGCGCAGGGCCGATGTCCCCAGGATGAAAATGACGATGCTGGAGGAAGACTCCTGACGGAGTGATCGTCAGCGGTCGAAGCGTTGCTTGACCCGGGTGGCTTTACCCACCCGATCGCGCAGGTAGAAAAGCTTCGCCCGGCGCACCTTACCGCGCCGCTCCACGTTGACAAACGCCACCTGGGGGCTGTGGAGGAGGAAAATCCGCTCCACGCCCACGCCCTGGAAGATCCGGCGCACCGTGATGGTGGCGTTGAGGCCGCCGTGGCGCTTGGCGATCACCACACCCTCGTAAGGCTGCACCCGCTCCTTGTTGCCTTCGCGGATCCGCACCCCCACCTTCACGGTGTCGCCCACGTAGATCTGGGGGAGTTCGTCCTTGAGCTGCTCGGCCTCGAAGGCCTGGATCAGGGCCTGGGCGCTCATCTTTCCGGTTCTGGCCTTCACCGCCGGCTGGGTGGCCGTGGCCACGGGGGCCGCACTCTCCTCCACCGGAGCGTCGTCGCCCGGGGTGGCCGCAGCCTGGGCCGCGTCGCTCAGGTCGGTGCCGCCCTGTTCGGTGTCGCCCTGTTCGGTGCCGATCTCCGTGCCGATCGTGTTCTGATTGTCCTCAGCCGCCATCTCAGCTCCGCGTCGCCTGGCCAAACCGCCAGTGTACCGGCTCGTTGGCACCCCTCCCCTCACCCCCGGGTCCTGGCCAGCCGGCGGCGCAGCCGCTGCAGCGCCAGCGCCCCCCCGCTCACCAGCATCCACAGCAGGCCGAGGCCGTTGAGCAGCACGTACACCGTTTCGCCGTTGGGTCCGAACCAGGCCCGCAGCCATTCGCCCTCGTGCAGCACCATCAGCACGTGGGCCTGATCGCGGCCCAGGCCGCCCCAGTCGCGCAGCAGCCGGTAGCCCATGCCCGTGGCCACCGTGAGCAGCAGTGGCAAGAGCACCAGCGGAGCCACGGCGGCATGCAGCCCACGCCAGCGCAGCACCAGCCGGGCCGCGGGCTTCACATCCGGCTTCACATCCGAGGGCGTCACGGGGTGGAGGGGGCTGGGAGGCGCAGGGTGTCCACCATGATGCGCAGGCAGGACTACGCAGGCAGGACTACCCAGGCAGTGATGCGCAGGCAGGCTGCCCCGGCACTGCTGGCCAGGCTCCGCCAGAATCTCTGCCACCAAGCGCTTCCGCTGGAGGGTCGCTCCCCTTCCCGCCGCCCGACCCAGCCCAACTGAGGGACCCCCCGCCATGAATCTCTTTGCCGATCTGCTGGCCAGCACCCGCGCCGCCGGAGCGCCTTCGCCCCTGGTGGAAACGGGGCCGCGCATCCCGAAGATCCGGCGCGGCGTGGAGGTGAAGTCGGCGCGGGAGATCGCCACCATGCGCCAGGCCAGCCGCATCGTGGCCACCGTGCTGCGGGAGATGTTTGACCTGGCCGTGCCGGGCATCACCACCGGAGACCTGGACGCCCACGCCGAGAAGCGGATCCGCGAGATGGGGGCCACGCCCAGTTTCAAGGGTTACCACGGCTTCCCGGCCAGCATCTGTGCCTCGATCAACAACGAGGTGGTGCACGGCATCCCCAGCAGCAAGCGGGTGATCAAGCCCGGCGACCTGCTCAAGGTGGACACCGGCGCCTACTTCGACGGCTACCACGGCGACAGCTGCGTGACCATCTGCGTGGGGGAGGAGACCCCGGAGGAAGCCCGGCGGCTGGCCCGGGTGGCCCAGGAATCGCTGATGCAGGGCCTCTCCCGCATCAAGGCCGGCAGCACCCTGCTGGACATCGCCGGTGCCGTGCAGGACCACGTGGAAGCCCACGGCTACGCGGTGGTGGAGGACTACACCGGCCACGGCGTGGGCCGGAACCTGCACGAGGAGCCCTCGGTGTTCAACTTCCGCACCCGCGACCTCCCCAACATGACCCTGCGGGCCGGCATGACCCTGGCCGTGGAGCCGATCCTGAACGCCGGCAGCAAGGCCTGCCGCACCCTGCGCGACCGCTGGACCGTGGTGACGGTGGACGGCAGCCTCTCGGCCCAGTGGGAGCACACCATCGCCGTGACCAGCGACGGCTGCGAGATCCTCACCGACCGGGACTTCTGAGACGCTGGTTTCTCCGGGGGCTGGGTTCTCCGGGGGCCGGAGCGGAGGCGACAACCCGAGCGCAGGATCAGCACGGCCCCGCTGGCTCCTGGGCCGAGGCGCTGCTGAAGAGGCTGTAATACAGCCAGCGGCCGGCGCTGGTGAGGGGCATCAGCACATAGGTGAGTGGGTTGGGGGTCACGATGATCAGCCCCAGGCCCAGCTCCGCCTGCCAGAGCACCTGGCGGGCCACGAAAGCCGGAGACATCAGCCCCACCGGGTTGAGGGCCGAACGGAAGGGTCCCAGCACCAGCCGGCGAAGTTTCAGCTCCCGGCCCAGATCCAGAGCCCGCAGGCTCAGGAGCTGGCCGAGCAGCCGCTTGCTGATCTCGTAGAGCGGACTCACGGCCGGCTGGATCTCCGCCTCCGAGGTGTTCAGCCACACCTCCGGCCGCCCACCCCCTGCGGCACCTGCGCCCGGGCCTTCGCTGTCTCGCTCGGCCACCACAGCCGCGAACAGCTCCAGCAGCCGCCAGCCGCTGAGGGCATTCACCTCCAGCGAACTGCTCACGGCCTCAGGCGTGCGCGCTCCGTGAACATTGATGCCGTGGTTGATCACCAGCACGTCCACCTCCTGCAGCAGCGGCCGCAGGGCGCTCTCCTGGCCCGCGCACCACTGCACCTGCCGCAGGGGGATGGGGGCGCCACCGCTGTCGCGCAGCTCGAGGGGACGGTCGCCGGCGCAGAGGGCGATCAGGCGAGCCCCGCGGCGATGCCACTCGCGCAGCAGGGCCTGGCCCAGCGCCCCACTGGCTCCCGTGATCGCCACGGTTCGGCCCGTGGCCTCCCTGCTGCTCTCGCTCATGCCCGGATCATGGCGCGGATCCGCCCCCTGGCACCGGGGCTGCGAGGGCCGTTCCGGCCACCTGGCCGGGGGACCGCCAGAATCCTGCTGCATGGCGACCCCACCGCCCACGCCCCCAGACCTGCGCTCCACCGTTTGATGGCCTTCTCCGATGCCGCCTCCGTTCAGAACGGCACCTTCCTGACGAGCGCGAGCGACGTGGAGCCCCTCATTCCCCTGTTTGCCCCCTACTGCGGCGGTGTGAGCCGTCAGATCAGCCTCCAGGAGGCCATGGTGGTGCTCATCAGGGGCAGCTGGTCCGGCGAGCGCCGCCTGGAGGGTGGCCGGTCGCTTGGGTTCCACCTGCACTGGTCCGGTGAGCTGGCCCCTCTCGAGCTGCTCAGCTGCGCGTTGCGGTTTCCCGCGCACCCGGCCGTGACCTACGACTTCCAGCTCCCCGCCTACCAGCTGGTGCAGTGGCTGATGCTGCGGCGCCAGCGCGAGCTGCCGGAGGCGTTCTGGCGGTGGCTGCTGCTGGGCGATCCTCTGGAGGGTGCCCAACTGGAGAGAGCCCAGCAGGAGGCAGCACGGGCGGCAGGGGCACAGGTGGCAGGGGCATGGCCGGCGGCCCAGACCGGCTGAACCAGTTGCGGCCCCGTTCCGTACGGGCGGCGCCGTGGGTTGGGGGTCCCTACATTGACCGCACGACGGCAGTCCTCAGCGAGGTTGAAGTATGGCTCCCACCCTGCTGATCGGCTCCTGTGAACCGTTCAGCGGCAAGTCGGCGGTGGTGCTGGGGCTCGCTCGCCAGCTGCGTCTTCAGGGCCTGGAGGTGCGTTTCGGCAAACCCCTGGCCACCAGCCTCGAGGCGGATGGGCTTCCCCCCGCCGGGGAACCCCTGGTGGACCCGGATGTGCGTTTCGTGGGCGCCACCCTGGGCCTGGAGGACCACCAGCTGATTCCGTCGCTGGATGCCATGGAGCCGGCCCTGGCGCGCCAGCGGCTGCTGGCGGGCAATCTCTCCGCCGGCCCGGGTTTCAGTGCCCTGAAGGAGCAGCTGGCCCAGACCGCCGGCGGGGTGGCCCTGCTCGAAGCGGCCGGCAGCCTGCACGAGGGGCTCCTCTACGGACTGAGCCTGCCCCAGCTGGCCCGTGCCCTGGAGGCCCCGGTGCTGCTGGTGCAGCCCTGGACGGACAGCCGCAGCGTCGACTCCCTGCTGGCGGCCCGCGCCGCCCTGGGAGAGCACCTGGCCGGGGTGGTGCTGAACGCGGTCAACCCGTCGATGATTGCCCAGATGGCTGACGACGTGGTGCCAGCCCTCGAGAATCTCGGCATCCCGATCCTGGGGGTGATGCCCCGCAGCCCCCTGCTGCGCAGCGTGACCGTGGAGGAACTGGCCCGGCGGCTGGGGGCCGAGGTGCTCTGCTGCCGCGACCGCCTCGATCTGCTGGTGGAAACCCTCTCGATCGGCGCCATGAACGTGAATTCGGCGATGGAGTTCTTCCGCCGCCGCCGCAACATGGCGGTGGTGACCGGAGCCGATCGCACCGACATCCAGCTGGCGGCCCTGGAGGCCTCCACCCAGTGCCTGATCCTCACCGGTGCCGGTGACCCCCTGCCCCAGTTGCTCACCCGTGCCGAGGAGCTGGACGTGCCCCTGCTCAAGGTGGAGCACGACACCCTCACCACGGTGGAGGTGATCGAGCAGGCCTTCGGCCATGTGCGCCTCCACGAAGCTGTCAAGGCCACCTACGCCTTCCGGCTGGTGGAGGAATACTGCGATTTCAGCCGCCTTTTCACTCGCCTGCGGCTGCCCGCATTGGCGCAATAACGCTGCTAGTTTCATGGCGCAGCCTGCGATCTTGCGGTGACCCGATCCCTCGATCTGCCTTCCCTCGATCGGATCGACACCCTCGCTCAGGAGCTGGCGATGCTGCAGGATCGCAGCAAGCGCAGGATTGCCATTCTCGGCAGCCGCCATGTGCCGGTGGTGTCGATTCACCTGGTGGAAGTGGTGGCCCGCTCCCTGGCGCAGGAAGGCCACAACCTGATCACCTCCGGATCCCAGGGGGTGAACGCCGCCGTGATCCGCAGCGTGCTGGAGATCGATCCCGGCCGGCTCACCGTGCTGCTCCCCCAGAGCCTGGACCGCCAGCCGGTGGAATCCCGCGACCAGCTCGAGCGGGTGCTGCACCTGGTGGAGAAGCCCGAGCACGATGAGCTGCCCCTGCCGATGGCCAGCAGCCTCTGCAACCAGGACATCATCAGCCGTTGCGACCAGCTGATCTGCTACGCCTTCCACGACAGCGAAACGCTGCTGGCCAGCGTGCGGGTGGCCGAGGACATGGGCAAGGTGGTGAGCCTGCTCTACTTCGACTGATCCTGCCGGCGGCTGCCGGAGTCTCGGCCCTGCTCAGCCCTCAGCCCAGCAGGGCCCTGAGCCCCTCCACGTAGAGCACGCCGCTGCAGATCAGCCCGCCGGCCCAGCACAGCCCCCGCAGGGGCGGCAGGTTGCCGATGTAGGCCGCCAGATAGGCGAGCCGCAGCAGCGGATGGATCCAGGCGACCGCCACGGCGACCGGTGCCGTCAGGCCCCCCGGCGAGGCCAGGGCCACGATCAGGCAGAGCAGAGCTGCCGGCGCGTGGAGGGTGAAGGCCTCGAAACTGTTCTGATGGGCCCAGGCCGCCCGCTTGCCCCAGGGGGAGAGCCGCTCGAACATCGCCCGGGGGGCCTGCAGATCGCTCAGGCTGAAGTCGGCCTGGGAGCGGGCCGCCCCCAGGGGCACGGTGCTCAGCACCACCACGGCTCCGGTCAGTGCCAGCGACCAGGCGAAGGGAGCGGCGGTGGCGGACAGCGACATGGCGAAAAGGAAACCGTGACAGACGGACTGCCGATCGCCAGCATGCTCGCAGCCCGTGGAGCCAGGATCAGGCGGCCATGCCGCCAGCCGTGACCCCTGCCATGCCGCCAGCCGTGACTCCAGCCCCCTCCCCGGCCGCCGGCGCCCCACCCAACTGGGTGGACGACCGCCACCCGATCGGCCGCCTGATCAAGGCGCTGCTGGCGGTGGAGCCGCTGCGGCAGCTGATGTTCCTCCAGGCGCGCCGCTTGATCATCCGCACCGCGGAGCGGCGCGGCATCGCCTGGAGGCTGCGCCGCCAGCAGCTGCAGCGCCAGGCCGAGCCGCTGCTCGCCGCCTCCGGCTGCCCGGCCACCGTCACGCCGCCCTACTACCGCGCCCGCTTCCACGCCTACGGCGAGGGCAATCTCTGCTGGGCGGCGGCCTGCGAGGCCGAGCAGGCCACCGATGCCATGGCGCTGCGGGTGTGGCCGGGGGAAACGCTCAGCCCCCAGCAGGCCCAGGGGCGGCTGCGCCAGGCGATCTTCGCGGCCATCGAGCCCAGCCTGGCGGGCCGTGCGGTGCACGACGCCCTGGACCTGGGCTGTTCGGTGGGGGTGGGCACCCTGGCGCTGAAGCGCTGGCTGGAGCAGCGCCAGGAGGATCCGGTGCGGGTGAGCGGCTTGGATCTCTCCCCCCACATGCTGGCGGTGGCCCGGGTGCGGGACGGCCGGGGCGAGATCCATGCCTGGCACCACGCCGCCGCGGAGGTCACGGGTCTGCCGGAGGCCAGCCTCGATCTGATCACGCTGCAGTTCGTGTGCCACGAGCTGCCCGCCACCGCCACCGCCGCCGTGCTTGAGGAGGCGGCGCGCCTGCTTCGCCCCGGCGGGGTGATCGCCCTGGTGGATCAGGATCCCGACTCGGCCGTGATCCGGCGGCTGCCCGCACCGATCGCCACCCTGCTCAAGAGCACCGAGCCCTACCTGGAGGACTATTTCCGCCTCGATCTGCCGGAGGCCCTGCGGCAGGCCGGTTTCCGGGCGGTGCGCAGCCAGGCCTGCGACCCGCGCCATCGGGTGCTGGTGGCCTGCCGCTGAGGGGAGATCGCAGGGTGATCGGGGTCGTTTTCTAGGCTGGCCCAGGTTTCCACGGTTGCGCGCTCCATGGCTGACACCTTTTCCTTCGACGTCGTTTCCGATTTCGACCGTCAGGAACTGGTGAACACCCTCGACCAGGTGCGGCGCGAGGTGTCGCAGCGCTACGACCTCAAGGACTCCGCCACCACCATCGATCTGGAGGAGACCAGCCTCACCATCACCACCGCCAGCGACATGACCCTGCAGGCGGTGGAGGACGTGCTGCGCCAGAAGGCCACCAAGCGCAATCTCTCGCTCAAGATCTTCGATTTCCAGCCGCCGGAGGCCGTGGGCGGCAACCGGGTGAAGCAGGAGGTGAAGCTGCGCAAGGGGCTGAGCAAGGAGCTGGCCAAGGAGCTCAGCAAGACGGTGCGCGACACCCTCAAGAAGGTGTCGGTGGCGATTCAGGGGGAAAGCCTGCGCATCACCGGCAAGAACAAGGACGATCTGCAGGCCGCCATCCAGCTGCTCAGGGAGCAGGACGTGGAGGTGCCGCTCCAGTTCGAGAACTACCGCTGAGCAGCCAGCTCCTGGGCCGTCCCGGTTTCTCTCTCTTTCCGGCCACTACCTTTGCTGTCAAGTGCTTCAGGGGGTGGAACAGTGATCAGGCTGTCCAGCCTCGACCGCCCGGAATCGTTTGTTACGGTGCCGTCGAGAGGCCAAAGTCCTGACAATGAGTGATTGGAAAGTCCGGAACCGACCTTCCTGGATGCGTCAATCCGTGAAGAAAGGAAAGTTCAGTCTTGTAGGCAACAATGGCTGGGCCGGTCAGCCCGTGGTGTCCCGCACGAGGGTGAGTGCCGGTGCAACGGACGGCGATGTGAATCGCGTGTACGTCAACCGCGGCATGTTTGCCAGCTTCAACTACCGCGGCAACAAGGATCGCGACAAGGTGA
This portion of the Cyanobium sp. NIES-981 genome encodes:
- a CDS encoding hyperconserved protein Hcp; translated protein: MELDLQPGDVVKVLESAALGWVRARVIRVKSGGRVVVQSDQGREFTARGNQVRLIEPAGFRP
- the rplS gene encoding 50S ribosomal protein L19 — translated: MAAEDNQNTIGTEIGTEQGDTEQGGTDLSDAAQAAATPGDDAPVEESAAPVATATQPAVKARTGKMSAQALIQAFEAEQLKDELPQIYVGDTVKVGVRIREGNKERVQPYEGVVIAKRHGGLNATITVRRIFQGVGVERIFLLHSPQVAFVNVERRGKVRRAKLFYLRDRVGKATRVKQRFDR
- a CDS encoding peptidase, whose product is MTPSDVKPDVKPAARLVLRWRGLHAAVAPLVLLPLLLTVATGMGYRLLRDWGGLGRDQAHVLMVLHEGEWLRAWFGPNGETVYVLLNGLGLLWMLVSGGALALQRLRRRLARTRG
- the map gene encoding type I methionyl aminopeptidase codes for the protein MNLFADLLASTRAAGAPSPLVETGPRIPKIRRGVEVKSAREIATMRQASRIVATVLREMFDLAVPGITTGDLDAHAEKRIREMGATPSFKGYHGFPASICASINNEVVHGIPSSKRVIKPGDLLKVDTGAYFDGYHGDSCVTICVGEETPEEARRLARVAQESLMQGLSRIKAGSTLLDIAGAVQDHVEAHGYAVVEDYTGHGVGRNLHEEPSVFNFRTRDLPNMTLRAGMTLAVEPILNAGSKACRTLRDRWTVVTVDGSLSAQWEHTIAVTSDGCEILTDRDF
- a CDS encoding NAD-dependent epimerase/dehydratase family protein, producing MSESSREATGRTVAITGASGALGQALLREWHRRGARLIALCAGDRPLELRDSGGAPIPLRQVQWCAGQESALRPLLQEVDVLVINHGINVHGARTPEAVSSSLEVNALSGWRLLELFAAVVAERDSEGPGAGAAGGGRPEVWLNTSEAEIQPAVSPLYEISKRLLGQLLSLRALDLGRELKLRRLVLGPFRSALNPVGLMSPAFVARQVLWQAELGLGLIIVTPNPLTYVLMPLTSAGRWLYYSLFSSASAQEPAGPC
- the ebsA gene encoding type IV pilus biogenesis protein EbsA; translation: MAFSDAASVQNGTFLTSASDVEPLIPLFAPYCGGVSRQISLQEAMVVLIRGSWSGERRLEGGRSLGFHLHWSGELAPLELLSCALRFPAHPAVTYDFQLPAYQLVQWLMLRRQRELPEAFWRWLLLGDPLEGAQLERAQQEAARAAGAQVAGAWPAAQTG
- a CDS encoding phosphotransacetylase family protein; the protein is MAPTLLIGSCEPFSGKSAVVLGLARQLRLQGLEVRFGKPLATSLEADGLPPAGEPLVDPDVRFVGATLGLEDHQLIPSLDAMEPALARQRLLAGNLSAGPGFSALKEQLAQTAGGVALLEAAGSLHEGLLYGLSLPQLARALEAPVLLVQPWTDSRSVDSLLAARAALGEHLAGVVLNAVNPSMIAQMADDVVPALENLGIPILGVMPRSPLLRSVTVEELARRLGAEVLCCRDRLDLLVETLSIGAMNVNSAMEFFRRRRNMAVVTGADRTDIQLAALEASTQCLILTGAGDPLPQLLTRAEELDVPLLKVEHDTLTTVEVIEQAFGHVRLHEAVKATYAFRLVEEYCDFSRLFTRLRLPALAQ
- a CDS encoding MAPEG family protein, giving the protein MSLSATAAPFAWSLALTGAVVVLSTVPLGAARSQADFSLSDLQAPRAMFERLSPWGKRAAWAHQNSFEAFTLHAPAALLCLIVALASPGGLTAPVAVAVAWIHPLLRLAYLAAYIGNLPPLRGLCWAGGLICSGVLYVEGLRALLG
- a CDS encoding class I SAM-dependent methyltransferase, giving the protein MPPAVTPAPSPAAGAPPNWVDDRHPIGRLIKALLAVEPLRQLMFLQARRLIIRTAERRGIAWRLRRQQLQRQAEPLLAASGCPATVTPPYYRARFHAYGEGNLCWAAACEAEQATDAMALRVWPGETLSPQQAQGRLRQAIFAAIEPSLAGRAVHDALDLGCSVGVGTLALKRWLEQRQEDPVRVSGLDLSPHMLAVARVRDGRGEIHAWHHAAAEVTGLPEASLDLITLQFVCHELPATATAAVLEEAARLLRPGGVIALVDQDPDSAVIRRLPAPIATLLKSTEPYLEDYFRLDLPEALRQAGFRAVRSQACDPRHRVLVACR
- a CDS encoding YajQ family cyclic di-GMP-binding protein — encoded protein: MADTFSFDVVSDFDRQELVNTLDQVRREVSQRYDLKDSATTIDLEETSLTITTASDMTLQAVEDVLRQKATKRNLSLKIFDFQPPEAVGGNRVKQEVKLRKGLSKELAKELSKTVRDTLKKVSVAIQGESLRITGKNKDDLQAAIQLLREQDVEVPLQFENYR